A single uncultured Acetobacterium sp. DNA region contains:
- a CDS encoding MBL fold metallo-hydrolase, with protein MKLKVIVDNYTYIDEYYWGEPGVSYFIEDEDEAILFDVGYTDLFLRNAQAMNIGLETVKTFVLSHGHDDHTRGLKSLFKKEWPEPLRIIAHPDALNHKECDGLKISAPFTKFELEKRCRLTLTRKPMKVTPNITFLGEIPRIISFETCEAIGQQRINENLVDDYLMDDSALVYQSNQGIYIITGCSHSGICNIIEYAKAVTGDNRVCGVLGGFHLFEVTDRVAQTIAYFAENGIREIYPCHCTSFAVKAAIHRFIPVREVGVGLELNW; from the coding sequence ATGAAGCTGAAAGTCATTGTTGATAATTATACTTATATTGATGAATACTATTGGGGTGAACCTGGTGTTTCTTATTTTATCGAAGATGAAGACGAAGCGATCCTCTTTGATGTGGGCTATACGGATCTTTTTTTAAGAAATGCACAGGCGATGAACATTGGTCTTGAAACAGTCAAAACCTTTGTCTTGTCCCATGGTCATGATGACCATACCAGGGGGTTGAAAAGTCTGTTTAAAAAAGAATGGCCAGAACCACTCAGAATTATAGCCCATCCTGATGCGCTGAACCATAAAGAATGTGACGGGCTGAAAATATCGGCACCTTTTACTAAATTTGAACTGGAAAAACGATGTCGTTTGACGCTTACCCGGAAGCCCATGAAAGTTACCCCGAATATTACATTTCTGGGCGAAATTCCTCGAATAATCTCCTTTGAAACCTGCGAGGCCATTGGCCAGCAGCGGATTAATGAAAATCTAGTTGATGACTATCTGATGGATGATTCGGCTCTGGTCTATCAGTCAAACCAGGGCATTTACATTATTACCGGGTGTTCTCACAGTGGCATCTGCAACATCATTGAATACGCTAAAGCGGTAACTGGCGATAATCGGGTCTGCGGTGTCCTTGGGGGATTTCATCTTTTTGAGGTAACTGACCGGGTGGCTCAAACCATTGCCTATTTTGCAGAGAATGGCATTCGGGAGATTTATCCCTGTCACTGCACCTCATTTGCGGTCAAAGCCGCTATTCACCGTTTTATTCCTGTTCGGGAAGTTG
- a CDS encoding DUF3592 domain-containing protein, with amino-acid sequence MIAFIMIAFRYVGIVLIIFSIIRLIQLKKMETNGVEVEAVVVEMKENKVRTGRQVYDEYTPILEYTIEGTVYHTDALATQGDKRYELGQIVRIRCKTDNPEDVIIVGDQRYFFNAVIIGIAGVLMEILPFIVQ; translated from the coding sequence ATGATAGCTTTTATAATGATTGCTTTTAGGTATGTGGGAATTGTGCTCATCATTTTTTCAATTATCAGATTGATCCAACTTAAAAAAATGGAAACCAACGGCGTCGAAGTTGAGGCCGTAGTTGTGGAAATGAAGGAAAACAAGGTGCGAACCGGGAGGCAGGTTTATGATGAATATACGCCGATTCTGGAATACACGATTGAAGGAACGGTTTATCATACTGATGCGCTGGCAACTCAGGGCGATAAACGCTATGAACTGGGACAAATTGTCCGGATTCGCTGTAAAACAGACAATCCTGAAGATGTGATCATCGTTGGTGATCAACGTTATTTTTTCAACGCCGTGATTATTGGAATTGCTGGTGTGCTGATGGAAATTTTACCTTTTATCGTTCAATAG
- a CDS encoding L-threonylcarbamoyladenylate synthase: MMAMNQAVNKKDQPEPAYQIMKASPEAYEKAAQVIRDGKIVVMPTLTIYVLVCDAFNASALKRLREIRHSPADKPITIVMDKSKIPEYAVIDARQIQIIDIFSPSPVSMYVQKKEKTPLDAATASSDAIVVYFQDSPIRDLYECCGTILAISSSNTKALLAAKTIEESIAYFGENVDLYIDGGPAKGDNASPHIDIRTKPVESRRAATHFPFEKIKAILTEHGLE, encoded by the coding sequence ATGATGGCTATGAATCAAGCAGTTAACAAAAAGGATCAGCCAGAGCCAGCCTACCAAATCATGAAAGCCAGTCCGGAAGCCTATGAAAAAGCCGCTCAAGTAATTCGCGACGGCAAAATTGTTGTGATGCCCACCCTCACCATCTATGTGCTGGTTTGTGATGCATTTAATGCATCCGCACTAAAACGATTGAGAGAAATCCGCCACAGCCCAGCGGATAAACCCATTACCATTGTCATGGATAAATCCAAAATACCGGAATATGCGGTGATTGATGCGCGTCAAATACAGATTATCGATATTTTTTCACCCTCACCAGTTAGCATGTACGTTCAAAAAAAAGAAAAAACACCACTTGACGCTGCCACTGCTTCCTCGGATGCCATTGTCGTTTATTTTCAAGATAGTCCCATTCGGGATCTCTATGAATGTTGTGGCACCATCCTCGCCATTAGTTCGTCCAATACCAAAGCTTTGCTTGCTGCCAAAACCATCGAAGAATCGATTGCTTATTTTGGCGAAAATGTTGATCTTTATATTGACGGAGGCCCGGCAAAGGGTGACAATGCCAGCCCGCACATTGACATCCGAACAAAACCAGTCGAGTCCAGGAGAGCGGCCACTCATTTTCCCTTTGAAAAAATCAAAGCGATTCTCACTGAACATGGCCTTGAATAA
- a CDS encoding FMN-binding protein codes for MDKIKTIVIPLIIAILVIGIFFGICYLSDVNNYKKVVAGITIADIDLSKIPDGVYDGSYDVGYIAAKVKVAVTDGTIQSIDLIEHKNERGSAAEIITKTIVEKQKINVDTVSGATNSSRVIKKAVENALLQE; via the coding sequence ATGGATAAAATAAAAACAATTGTTATACCACTAATCATTGCTATTCTTGTTATTGGAATCTTTTTTGGCATATGTTACCTCAGTGATGTAAACAACTATAAAAAAGTGGTCGCTGGCATCACAATTGCCGACATCGATCTATCAAAAATCCCTGATGGTGTTTATGATGGCTCTTATGACGTCGGATATATTGCGGCCAAGGTTAAAGTTGCTGTTACCGATGGAACAATTCAGAGCATTGACTTAATTGAACATAAAAATGAACGAGGTTCTGCTGCTGAGATAATTACCAAAACGATTGTGGAAAAACAAAAAATCAATGTAGATACGGTTTCGGGAGCGACCAATTCAAGCCGAGTGATAAAGAAAGCCGTTGAAAACGCCCTGCTCCAAGAATAA